A window of Chaetodon auriga isolate fChaAug3 chromosome 2, fChaAug3.hap1, whole genome shotgun sequence contains these coding sequences:
- the LOC143332740 gene encoding uncharacterized protein LOC143332740 isoform X2, producing the protein MAHTTLQSFNVFLTERLTAAAVEIYGFVEKTVIEYQEEAYRAKLESQRLQRLLDLVFKPEIKLHRADAKQSTSPISMEEILPKEQDWIPGLCQEEPGPSQIKEEQEEQKEELWINGSDEQPSAEDSDDGDALTQELIKTVQQLEDCRAAEESRESKEAPAEDPKHSEETTSTTLYRCHICNYIFTKKSVLTWHLKTHESKSHDGKGNFDCHICGKRIPCQSNLQNHMRVHTGERPYSCHFCGKCFKLKGHMTEHIRTHTGEKPFSCHICSKSFNRGSTLRKHVLAKHKEERPYKCGNCDELFTERLLMKRHMRKVHGVKLSTSQSPA; encoded by the exons ATGGCTCACACGACGCTTCAGTCATTCAACGTGTTTCTGACGGAGAGATTGACCGCAGCTGCCGTCGAAATTTATGGATTCGTTGAAAAGACAGTAATTGAGTATCAGGAGGAGGCGTACCGAGCCAAGCTGGAGAGCCAGCGGCTGCAGCGGCTGCTGGATTTGGTGTTCAAGCCAGAGATCAAACTGCACAGAGCAG ATGCCAAACAGTCAACTTCACCGATATCTATGGAGGAGATTCTCCCTAAAGAGCAGGACTGGATCCCGGGTCTGTGCCAGGAGGAGCCCGGACCCTCCCAGAttaaagaggagcaggaggagcagaaagaggaacTGTGGATCAACGGGAGCGACGAGCAACCTTCAGCAGAGGACAGCGATGATGGGGACGCCTTGACGCAAGAACTCAtcaaaacagtgcagcagttaGAAGACTgtagagcagcagaggagagcagggagtcAAAGGAAGCCCCTGCAGAGGATCCAAAGCACTCTGAAGAGACGACGAGTACTACCTTATACCGCTGCCACATATGTAACTACATCTTCACCAAGAAAAGTGTGCTTACATGGCACCTCAAAACGCACGAAAGCAAGTCGCATGATGGCAAGGGAAACTTTGACTGTCACATATGTGGCAAACGCATACCATGTCAGAGCAATCTGCAGAACCACATGAGAGtacacacaggagagagaccCTACAGCTGCCACTTCTGTGGAAAGTGTTTTAAACTGAAAGGACACATGACAGAACATATAAGAAcccacacaggagagaagccTTTCAGCTGTCACATCTGCAGCAAATCTTTCAACAGAGGTTCCACTCTGAGGAAACATGTTTTAGCCAAACATAAAGAGGAGAGACCGTACAAATGTGGGAACTGTGATGAGCTATTCACCGAaaggctgctgatgaagaggCACATGCGAAAAGTGCACGGTGTCAAACTGTCCACAAGTCAAAGTCCTGCCTAG
- the LOC143332740 gene encoding uncharacterized protein LOC143332740 isoform X3, with the protein MAHTTLQSFNVFLTERLTAAAVEIYGFVEKTVIEYQEEAYRAKLESQRLQRLLDLVFKPEIKLHRADSRQIDLPTTTQEVCVQEKQIQEGCIPTEVKDEPVILPIKEEVTEPWTRPMQTPVHSPCSSVTDTLTQIVTVGEHEEDDMSDNLMQVVTVGEHDEYEASDSITQMPNSQLHRYLWRRFSLKSRTGSRVCARRSPDPPRLKRSRRSRKRNCGSTGATSNLQQRTAMMGTP; encoded by the exons ATGGCTCACACGACGCTTCAGTCATTCAACGTGTTTCTGACGGAGAGATTGACCGCAGCTGCCGTCGAAATTTATGGATTCGTTGAAAAGACAGTAATTGAGTATCAGGAGGAGGCGTACCGAGCCAAGCTGGAGAGCCAGCGGCTGCAGCGGCTGCTGGATTTGGTGTTCAAGCCAGAGATCAAACTGCACAGAGCAG ATTCAAGGCAGATCGATTTGCCCACAACGACACAGGAGGTTTGTGTTCAGGAGAAGCAGATACAGGAGGGATGTATTCCCACTGAGGTCAAAGACGAGCCAGTCATCCTGCCAATTAAAGAGGAAGTGACTGAACCCTGGACCAGGCCTATGCAGACGCCTGTACATTCACCATGCAGCAGCGTTACAGACACGCTGACTCAAATTGTCACAGTTGGAGAGCATGAAGAAGATGATATGTCAGACAACCTAATGCAAGTTGTGACAGTTGGAGAGCACGACGAATACGAAGCATCAGACAGCATAACTCAG ATGCCAAACAGTCAACTTCACCGATATCTATGGAGGAGATTCTCCCTAAAGAGCAGGACTGGATCCCGGGTCTGTGCCAGGAGGAGCCCGGACCCTCCCAGAttaaagaggagcaggaggagcagaaagaggaacTGTGGATCAACGGGAGCGACGAGCAACCTTCAGCAGAGGACAGCGATGATGGGGACGCCTTGA
- the LOC143332740 gene encoding uncharacterized protein LOC143332740 isoform X1 — MAHTTLQSFNVFLTERLTAAAVEIYGFVEKTVIEYQEEAYRAKLESQRLQRLLDLVFKPEIKLHRADSRQIDLPTTTQEVCVQEKQIQEGCIPTEVKDEPVILPIKEEVTEPWTRPMQTPVHSPCSSVTDTLTQIVTVGEHEEDDMSDNLMQVVTVGEHDEYEASDSITQVSTVGEHVEDQTPSPDEQPFPSIGVAPTYAKKKNTYFCYVCCQPFLKKTELKLHLAAHLTEPSPKTTGKSFICYVCDRVTDTRSQMICHMRAHTGEKPFACPVCGNKYKLKGHMKEHLRTHTGERPYTCYICGRSFNRSSAMRKHARIKHKENMPFRCTECSQCFPHLVVFKQHMKMVHQVTYSV, encoded by the exons ATGGCTCACACGACGCTTCAGTCATTCAACGTGTTTCTGACGGAGAGATTGACCGCAGCTGCCGTCGAAATTTATGGATTCGTTGAAAAGACAGTAATTGAGTATCAGGAGGAGGCGTACCGAGCCAAGCTGGAGAGCCAGCGGCTGCAGCGGCTGCTGGATTTGGTGTTCAAGCCAGAGATCAAACTGCACAGAGCAG ATTCAAGGCAGATCGATTTGCCCACAACGACACAGGAGGTTTGTGTTCAGGAGAAGCAGATACAGGAGGGATGTATTCCCACTGAGGTCAAAGACGAGCCAGTCATCCTGCCAATTAAAGAGGAAGTGACTGAACCCTGGACCAGGCCTATGCAGACGCCTGTACATTCACCATGCAGCAGCGTTACAGACACGCTGACTCAAATTGTCACAGTTGGAGAGCATGAAGAAGATGATATGTCAGACAACCTAATGCAAGTTGTGACAGTTGGAGAGCACGACGAATACGAAGCATCAGACAGCATAACTCAGGTCAGTACAGTCGGAGAGCACGTAGAAGACCAGACACCATCACCAGATGAGCAACCGTTTCCATCCATAGGAGTAGCTCCAACATAcgcaaagaagaaaaacacgtatttttgttatgtttgctgtcagccatttctgaaaaaaacagaattaaaattaCACCTTGCAGCCCATTTAACAGAACCTTCACCAAAGACCACCGGTAAATCATTCATCTGCTATGTCTGTGACAGAGTAACAGACACAAGGAGTCAAATGATCTGCCACATGAGAGCTCACACCGGCGAGAAACCATTTGCCTGTCCCGTTTGTGGTAACAAGTACAAACTGAAAGGCCATATGAAAGAACATTTGAGGACTCACACTGGGGAGAGGCCTTACACCTGCTACATCTGCGGGAGAAGCTTCAACAGATCTTCGGCCATGAGAAAACACGCCCGGATCAAACACAAGGAGAACATGCCCTTCAGATGCACGGAGTGCAGCCAGTGCTTTCCTCATCTCGTTGTGTTCAAACAGCACATGAAGATGGTGCATCAAGTGACCTACTCCGTCTGA